From Amycolatopsis sp. WQ 127309:
GTGCTGCCGCGGCCGCCGTGGTGGACGCGGCCCCGCGTGTTCGCGGCGAAGGCCCGGACCTACCGCTGGACGCCCGAAACCTGAGCGGCCGGACGCGGTCCATGACCGCTTGCACGCGCGGGCGCCGCGTTCGGTTGCCCGCGTGTCGGGTACCTCCCGAACCCGTCCGGCACAAGGGTTTCCGCCCTACATTCGGCGGATGGATCCGGAACGGGACTACGCGGTCGTGCTGCGACGGCTCACGCGGCGCAGAGCGGCCTGGGTGATCGCCGGTGCGGTGGGGGCGCTGGTGTTCGTGGTCTTCGTGATCGGCACCGCCTACTCGGTCCTCGACCCGGGTTACCGCCTCGACGACGGCGAGCTCGCCGCCGATTTCGGCGTGCTCGCCGGTTCCGGGGCGCTGGCCGGCTTCGCTGTCTTCCGGATCCGCGCCGGCGACCACCGGACCGGCGCCGTGCTCACGCGGATGGGCACCGGCAGCTGGCTCTCGCCGGCGGTGCCGCTCGACGACGAGGAGCGCTTCGCGGCCGAAACCCGCCGGCTGCGCGGCCTGGGCGTGCGGGCGGCAGGGATCGCGCTGCTCTGGTTCGGCGTGCTGGCCGCCGCGACCACCGGGCTCACGCTGGTGGACGACGCGGCCGAGCACCTCCTGGCGACGGGGGCCCGCACCCCGGGCGAGGTGGTGAGCGTCCACGACACGAGACACGGCAGCGGCGCCTCGTCGATGCGGGTGCGCTACCCGGCAGGCGGCGTGTCCCGGACCGCGGAGATCGTCCGGGACACCGAACGCGCGTACGTGGTCGGCGAAGCGGTGACGGTGGTGTACGACCGGGCCGACCCCGCGCACGTCCGGACGGTGGAGGAACCCAACGACGACCAGGGCCTCCTGGGGATCCTCGTGGTGCCGGCGCTGCTCGCCTGCGTCGCGGTGCCCTGGTCGCTGGTGGCCGCCGCGGGCTGGTGGCGGCGGTACCGCGCCGTCCGGCACACCGGCTGGCGCGTCGCCGAGGTGCGCGTCGTGCCCGACTACCCGGTCCGCAAAGGACGGCACCTGCCGGACCTCCACGTCCGCTACGGCGACGGCTCCCGCGTGGTGCTGCGGGCTGTCTCCTCGACGCACGGCGCCACCGGGTTCCAGGGCCGGCGGAACCGCGAGGCGTGGGTCGGCGGCTGGGGCCGGGCCATGGTCGTGCTGTTCCCGGACCCGCCGCTGCGCAAGCGGGCGCTTGCCGTCCCCGCGCGCGCGATATCGCCGCGGCGGCGGCCGCCGTCCGCGTAATCTGGGCCGGTGGGGGAAGACGCGGCTTGGCTGCCGGAAGAGGACGAAACCGCACCGGACGGGGCACCGCCGGATCCGGCCGCCCAGATCGCCAGGCTGCCGGTGCACGGCAGGCGCGCTGGCCATCGCGCTGCTCCTGCTGGTCGCCGCCGGAGGCGTGTTCGCCGGCTTGGTCGTGTACGAGTACCCCGCCCGCGCGCTCCTGCGCGACGGCGTCCACGTGACCGGGAAGGTGCTGTGGTTCGACGACCACACGGGAGAGCAGGCGATCCGCGTCTCCTACGACGTGCGGGGTGAACCGGGCTACGCCACCATCCCGGTGACGTCGGGACGGCGCTACATCGTGGGCGGGACGCTCACGGTGATCTACGACCCCGCGAACCCGGCCAGGGCGCGCACGCTGCTGGAGGACCGCCTGGACGGCCGGGTGTCGGCCTTGTTCTGGATCCTCGGCCTGGTCGTGCTGACGTTCGCCGGCGTGAGCCTGGCCGCATCCCTTCGGTGGCGACGGCGGCACCGGGCGGTGCTGCGGACCGGCTGGCGGCCGGCTGCGGTCACCGTGCGGCCCGACTACCCGGTCCGCCGGGGACGGCACCTGCCGGACCTGCTCGTCGAGTACCGCGACGGCAGCCGGGCCGAGCTGCGGGCCTCGATGTCGTGCCACGGCAGCACGTACCTGTGGCACCAGCCCGCTCGACCGGCGTGGGTCGGCGGCGCGGGCCCGGACATGGTCGTCCTCTTCTCCCGCGGCGACCTGCGCCGGCCGTACGCGGTCCCGGCGTTCGGCCGGACGTCGCGCGCCGAGATGGGCCGGCGCGTGCCCTAGCCGATGTCGCCGCTGATGTAGCGCTGCACGTTCGGCGCCACCGCGGCCACCAGCGTTTCGACGTCCGCCGCGGCCAGCGGCTCGAACTTCGCCACGTAGCGGATCATGCCCATGCCCACCAGCTGGGACGCGCAGAGCGTGGTGCGCAAGGGGATCTGGTCGGAGCCGACCGACGAGAGCACGTGCGTGAAGAACTTCCGGAAGAAGTCTCGCAGGACCTGGCCCGCCTGCTCGTGGCCGGCGACGCTGCGGATGAGCGCCACGAACACGCCGCCGCCCGCGCTGTCCCACCGGGTGAGGAACGTGCGGACGATCCGCTCGCCGAACTCCTCGTCGGGGCCGTCGCGCAGGGTTTCCAGCAGCTCCAGGGGGTCGAACGGCAGCTCGAGCACCGCGCGGGCGAACAGGCCCTCCTTGCTGCCGAACCAGTGGTTGACCATCGCGGCGTCGACGCCGGCGCGGGTGGCGATCGCGCGGACGGTCGCGCCGTCGTAGCCGTTCTCGGCGAACACCGACCGCGCGGCGTCGATCAGGGCCGTGCGCGTGTCCTGGCCCGCGGGCCGGCGGCCGCGGCGGCGCGCCGTAGTCTCGGGGTTGTCGGTGGTGCTCACCGCCCCATCATGACTCATCCGCGATCCTGAATTCAACATTTGCTGAATTCGGGACCCCGCGCGGCCCGGTTCACACGGGGCGGCACAATGAGTTCCATGGTCAGCGCTTACGCCGGTTCCACCGGCCCCGGCTCGGTCAGCCCGTCCCGCGAGGACTTCCGCGCCCTCGCCGAGAGCCGCCGCGTGATCCCGGTCGTGCGCCGGGTGCTCGCCGACGGCGAGACGCCGATCGGGGTGTACCGCAAGCTCGCCGCCGACCGGCCGGGCACCTTCCTGTTCGAGTCCGCGGAGAACGGCGCCTCCTGGACGCGCTGGTCGTTCATCGGCGTCCGCAGCCCCGCCGCGCTCACCGTCCGCGACGGCGAAGCGGTCTGGACCGGCACCCCGCCGGTCGGCCTGCCGACCGAGGGCAACCCCCTGACCGTGCTGCGCGAGACCATCGAGGCGCTGCACACCGAGGCCCTGCCCGGCCTGCCGCCGCTCACCGGCGGGATGGTCGGCTACATCGGCTACGACGCCGTCCGCTGGCTCGAAAAGCTGCCCGAGCTGGCCGAGCGCGACCTCGACATCCCCGAGCTGACCATGCTCCTGGCCACCGACCTGGCCGCGTTCGACCACCACGAGGGCACGGTCACGCTCATCGCGAACGCCGTCAACTGGGACGACTCGCCCGAGCGCGTGGACGCGGCCTACGACGACGCCGTCGCCCGGCTGGGCGCGATGACCGAGCAGCTGCAGGTGCCCGCGCCCGCCACCGTCGCCGCGTTCGACCGGCCCGAGCCGGAGTTCACCCGGAAGCGGTCCAAGGAGGACTTCCACGCCGCGGTCGACAAGGCCGTCGAGGCGATCAAGGCCGGCGAAGCGTTCCAGGTCGTGCCCTCGCAACGGTTCGAGATCGAAACCGGCGCCGACGCGCTCGACGTCTACCGCGTGCTGCGCACGTCCAACCCCAGCCCGTACATGTACCTGCTGCGGCTCGACGGCTTCGACATCGTCGGCTCCAGCCCCGAGTCCCTGGTCACCGTGCGGGACGGCAAGGCGACCACGCACCCGATCGCGGGCACCCGCTGGCGCGGCGCCGACCCCGAGGAGGACGCGCAGCTGGCCAAGGACCTGCTGGCCGACGAGAAGGAGCGCGCCGAGCACCTGATGCTCGTCGACCTCGGCCGCAACGACCTGGGCAAGGTCTGCAAGCCGGGCACCGTGCGCGTCGTCGACTTCTTCCAGATCGAGCGCTACAGCCACGTCATGCACATCGTCTCCACCGTCACCGGCGAGCTGGCCGAGGGCAAGACGGCCTTCGACGCGGTCACCGCGTGCTTCCCGGCCGGGACGCTGTCCGGCGCCCCGAAGGTCCGCGCGATGGAGCTGATCGAGGAGCTGGAGCCGGTGCGCCGCGCGCTGTACGGCGGCGTCGTCGGCTACCTCGACTTCGCCGGGGACGCCGACACGGCGATCGCGATCCGCACCGCGCTGATGAAGGACGGGATCGCGCACGTCCAGGCCGGGGGCGGGGTGGTCGCCGACTCGGTGGCCGACTACGAGGACACCGAGTCGCTGAACAAGGCGCGGACCGTGCTGTCCGCGGTCGCCGCGGCCCAGACCATGGTGCCGGCGGGCAAGCTCGACCCGGCCGCGGACGCCGCTCGTGTCTGAGCCGGAGGTGGCGGACCCCGAAACCGCGACGGCGCGGCCGTCCCGGCGTCCACTGTGGATGATGGTGGTCGCGCTGCTGCTGGGCGCGCTCGCGCTGTGGGGCGCGTCCAAGCTGACCTGGTACGCCGAGTTCCGCGACGGCGGCGTCCGCGGCACGGTCCTCTACCGCGAGACCGGCGAACAGCGCGCGACGGCGCTCGTGCCGCTGGCGCTGCTCGCGCTCGCCGGGGTGGCCGGCCTGATCGCCACCGGCGGCTGGGCCCGGCGCGTCCTGGGCGTCGTGCTGGCGCTGGCCGGTGTGGCGGCCGTGTGGGCCGGTGTGGCGGGGGTCCGGTTCACCGGCTGGGCCGACGGGCTGCCGGTGACGCAGCTACTGCTCGGGCGCGGCCTGGCCGTGCTGGGGGGAATTCTGGTCGCCGCCGGCGGGTTGGCAGCGATCAAGGGTGCCGGGCGCGGTGCCCGGCTCGGCGCGAAGTACGCGGCCCCGGCCACCCGGAAGAAGGTGCGTGATCCGGACGCCGAGTTGTGGGAAGCGCTGTCGGAGGGCGAGGATCCCACGGAGGGTGGCGGACGGCATTCGGAGTAACGCGCACACCCGGAACCGGGCTCTTCGGATGCGGGGGTTAGCATCGTTTCGGCGGGAAGGGGAAGGTTTTTGTGAGCGACCTTGCGAGTGAAACCGTGACCACGAGCCCGGGCGGGGGCGCCCGGTGAGCGTGCTCGAAGAGATCGTCGCCGGCGTGCGGGAAGACCTCGCCGTGCGGGAATCCGCGCTGCCGTTCGACCAGCTGAAGATCCGCGCGGCCGCCGCGCAGCCGCCCCGCGACGTGATGACCGCGCTGCGCGAGTCCGGCATCGGCGTGATCGCCGAGGTGAAGCGCCGCAGCCCGTCCAAGGGCGACCTGGCCGACATCCCCGACCCCGCCGCGCTGGCCAAGGACTACCAGGACGGCGGCGCGCGGGTGATCAGCGTGCTCACCGAGCAGCGCCGCTTCGGCGGCTCGCTGGCCGACCTCGACGCCGTCCGCGCGGCCGTGGACATCCCGGTGCTGCGCAAGGACTTCGTCGTCAGCCCGTACCAGGTGCACGAGGCCCGGCTGCACGGCGCCGACATGGTGCTGCTGATCGTCGCCGCGCTGGAGCAGAACGCGCTCGCCGCGCTGCTCGACCGCGTCGAGTCGCTGGGCATGACCGCGCTGGTGGAGATCCACAACGCCGAGGAGGCCGACCGGGCCCTCGAGGCGGGCGCCAAGGTCATCGGCGTCAACGCGCGCAACCTGCACACCCTCGAGGTGGACCGCGACGTCTTCTCGCGGCTGGCCCCCGGCCTGCCGATGGACGTCTACAAGGTTGCCGAGTCGGGCGTCCGCGGGCCGGGCGACCTGATGTCCTACGCCGGGCACGGCGCCGACGCGGTGCTGGTCGGCGAAGGCCTCGTCGCCTCGGGCGACCCGAAGGGCGCCCTGGTCAAGCTGGTCACCGCCGGATCGCACCCCGCGTGCCCGAGGCCGTCGCGGTGACCAACGAGCAAAACGCCGAACACGACCCGGACGAGCGCGGCTACTACGGCCCGTACGGCGGCCGGTTCATGCCGGAGGCGCTGATCGGCGTCGTCGACGAGGTCGCCACCGAGTACGAGAAGGCCCGGCACGACCCCGAGTTCCTGAACGAGTTCAACCGCCTGCTCCGCGATTACGCCGGCCGCCCGTCGCTGCTCACCGAGGCCAAGCGCTTCGGCGAGCACGCGGGCGGCGCGCGCGTGTTCCTCAAGCGCGAAGACCTGAACCACACCGGCTCGCACAAGATCAACAACGTGCTGGGCCAGGCGCTGCTCACCAAGCGCATGGGCAAGAAGCGCGTCATCGCCGAGACCGGCGCGGGTCAGCACGGCGTCGCCACGGCCACCGCGTGCGCGCTGCTCGACCTCGACTGCGTCGTCTACATGGGCGAGGTCGACACCGAGCGCCAGGCGCTGAACGTGGCCCGCATGCGGCTGCTCGGCGCCGAGGTCATCCCGGTCAAGACCGGTTCGCGGACGCTGAAGGACGCCATCAACGAGGCGCTGCGCGACTGGGTGACCAACGCGGACAGTACGCACTACCTGTTCGGCACGGCGGCCGGCCCGGCCCCGTTCCCGACGATGGTCCGCAACTTCCACCACATCATCGGCACCGAGGCCCGCGCGCAGATCCTCGAGCAGGCCGGCCGCCTGCCCGACGTAGTCGCGGCCTGCGTCGGCGGCGGGTCGAACGCGATCGGCATCTTCTCGGGCTTCTACGACGACCCGTCCGTGCGGCTGGTCGGCCTGGAGCCGGGCGGCGAGGGCATCGACGGCAACCGCCACGGCGCGACCCTCACCAAGGGCACCCCGGGCACCCTGCACGGCGCGATGACGTACCTGCTGCAGGACGACGACGGCCAGACGGTCGAGTCGCACTCGATCTCGGCCGGGCTGGACTACCCGGGCGTCGGCCCGGAGCACGCGTGGCTGAAGGACACCGGCCGCGCCGAGTACCGCCCGATCACCGACGCCCAGGCGATGGACGCGTTCATGCTGCTCTCGCGCACCGAGGGCATCATCCCGGCGATCGAGTCGGCGCACGCGCTGGCCGGCGCCCTGGACCTGGGGCGCGAGCTCGGCCCGGAGGGCTTGATCGTGGTCAACCTGTCCGGCCGCGGCGACAAGGACATGGACACAGCGGCGAAGTGGTTCGGGTTGGTGGACAAGTGAGCGGGCTCGACGACCTCTTCGCCACGACGCGCGCGGAGGGCCGCGGCGCCCTGATCGGGTACCTGCCGGCCGGCTTCCCGACCGTCGAGGCCTCGAAGGACCTGATCGCGGCGACGATCGACGGCGGCGCGGACCTCATCGAGGTCGGCGTCCCGTACTCCGACCCGGTGATGGACGGTCCGACCATCCAGGCCGCGTCGGTGACCGCGCTGGACAACGGCTTCCGCCTCAAGCACGTCTTCGAGGTCGTCGAGTCGATCTCGGCCCGCGGCGGCCGCGCGGTCGTCATGACGTACTGGAACCCGGTGCACCGCTACGGCGTCGACCGCTTCGCGCGCGACCTCGCGGCGGCGGGCGGGCTCGGCCTGATCACCCCGGACCTGATCCCGGACGAAGCCGGCGAGTGGATGACCGCGTCGAAGGCCCACGGCCTCGACCGGACCTTCCTGGTGGCGCCGTCGTCGTCGGAGGAGCGGCTCGCCCGCACGGTGGACGCGGCCTCGGGCTTCATCTACGCGACCGCGGTGATGGGCGTGACGGGCGCGCGTGACCAGGTCGGCGCGGGCGCGGAGGAGCTGGTGCGCCGCACGCGGGCGCACACGAAGCTCCCGATCGGCGTCGGCCTCGGCGTGCGCTCGGGCGACCAGGCGGCCGAGGTGGCGGCGTTCGCGGACGCGGTGATCGTGGGCTCGGCCCTGGTCACGGCGGCGGCGGACGGCCCTTCGGGAGTGCACCGGCTGTCCGCGGAGCTGGCCGACGGGGTGCGCCGGGCCGTCGCCACGGCTTGACCTGGAGCGCACTCCAGGTGCCACCCTGGACCGGTGACGTCCTACACCCCGGCCCAGGTGACCGAAAAGACCGGCTTCACCATCGACACCTTGCGGTACTACGAGCGCATCGGCCTGCTGCACCACGTCGGCCGCACCGCGGGCGGCCGCCGCACGTTCACCGACCACGACGTGGAGTTCCTGCAGCTCCTGCGCTGCCTGCGGTACACGGGCATGCCGGTCGCGGAGATGCTGCGCTTCGTGGAACTGCTGCGCTCGGGCGACGCGACGCAGGACGAGCGCCTGGAGGTCCTACGCGACCACGAGGCCCGCGTCGAGGCCCAGATCGACCGGCTGCGCGAGCACCAGGAGCACATCCAGTTCAAGATCAAGCTCTA
This genomic window contains:
- a CDS encoding TetR/AcrR family transcriptional regulator, with amino-acid sequence MSHDGAVSTTDNPETTARRRGRRPAGQDTRTALIDAARSVFAENGYDGATVRAIATRAGVDAAMVNHWFGSKEGLFARAVLELPFDPLELLETLRDGPDEEFGERIVRTFLTRWDSAGGGVFVALIRSVAGHEQAGQVLRDFFRKFFTHVLSSVGSDQIPLRTTLCASQLVGMGMIRYVAKFEPLAAADVETLVAAVAPNVQRYISGDIG
- a CDS encoding DUF3592 domain-containing protein — protein: MPSPRARYRRGGGRRPRNLGRWGKTRLGCRKRTKPHRTGHRRIRPPRSPGCRCTAGALAIALLLLVAAGGVFAGLVVYEYPARALLRDGVHVTGKVLWFDDHTGEQAIRVSYDVRGEPGYATIPVTSGRRYIVGGTLTVIYDPANPARARTLLEDRLDGRVSALFWILGLVVLTFAGVSLAASLRWRRRHRAVLRTGWRPAAVTVRPDYPVRRGRHLPDLLVEYRDGSRAELRASMSCHGSTYLWHQPARPAWVGGAGPDMVVLFSRGDLRRPYAVPAFGRTSRAEMGRRVP
- a CDS encoding DUF3592 domain-containing protein, producing MDPERDYAVVLRRLTRRRAAWVIAGAVGALVFVVFVIGTAYSVLDPGYRLDDGELAADFGVLAGSGALAGFAVFRIRAGDHRTGAVLTRMGTGSWLSPAVPLDDEERFAAETRRLRGLGVRAAGIALLWFGVLAAATTGLTLVDDAAEHLLATGARTPGEVVSVHDTRHGSGASSMRVRYPAGGVSRTAEIVRDTERAYVVGEAVTVVYDRADPAHVRTVEEPNDDQGLLGILVVPALLACVAVPWSLVAAAGWWRRYRAVRHTGWRVAEVRVVPDYPVRKGRHLPDLHVRYGDGSRVVLRAVSSTHGATGFQGRRNREAWVGGWGRAMVVLFPDPPLRKRALAVPARAISPRRRPPSA
- a CDS encoding Trp biosynthesis-associated membrane protein codes for the protein MMVVALLLGALALWGASKLTWYAEFRDGGVRGTVLYRETGEQRATALVPLALLALAGVAGLIATGGWARRVLGVVLALAGVAAVWAGVAGVRFTGWADGLPVTQLLLGRGLAVLGGILVAAGGLAAIKGAGRGARLGAKYAAPATRKKVRDPDAELWEALSEGEDPTEGGGRHSE
- the trpC gene encoding indole-3-glycerol phosphate synthase TrpC encodes the protein MSVLEEIVAGVREDLAVRESALPFDQLKIRAAAAQPPRDVMTALRESGIGVIAEVKRRSPSKGDLADIPDPAALAKDYQDGGARVISVLTEQRRFGGSLADLDAVRAAVDIPVLRKDFVVSPYQVHEARLHGADMVLLIVAALEQNALAALLDRVESLGMTALVEIHNAEEADRALEAGAKVIGVNARNLHTLEVDRDVFSRLAPGLPMDVYKVAESGVRGPGDLMSYAGHGADAVLVGEGLVASGDPKGALVKLVTAGSHPACPRPSR
- the trpB gene encoding tryptophan synthase subunit beta; this encodes MPEAVAVTNEQNAEHDPDERGYYGPYGGRFMPEALIGVVDEVATEYEKARHDPEFLNEFNRLLRDYAGRPSLLTEAKRFGEHAGGARVFLKREDLNHTGSHKINNVLGQALLTKRMGKKRVIAETGAGQHGVATATACALLDLDCVVYMGEVDTERQALNVARMRLLGAEVIPVKTGSRTLKDAINEALRDWVTNADSTHYLFGTAAGPAPFPTMVRNFHHIIGTEARAQILEQAGRLPDVVAACVGGGSNAIGIFSGFYDDPSVRLVGLEPGGEGIDGNRHGATLTKGTPGTLHGAMTYLLQDDDGQTVESHSISAGLDYPGVGPEHAWLKDTGRAEYRPITDAQAMDAFMLLSRTEGIIPAIESAHALAGALDLGRELGPEGLIVVNLSGRGDKDMDTAAKWFGLVDK
- the trpA gene encoding tryptophan synthase subunit alpha; the protein is MSGLDDLFATTRAEGRGALIGYLPAGFPTVEASKDLIAATIDGGADLIEVGVPYSDPVMDGPTIQAASVTALDNGFRLKHVFEVVESISARGGRAVVMTYWNPVHRYGVDRFARDLAAAGGLGLITPDLIPDEAGEWMTASKAHGLDRTFLVAPSSSEERLARTVDAASGFIYATAVMGVTGARDQVGAGAEELVRRTRAHTKLPIGVGLGVRSGDQAAEVAAFADAVIVGSALVTAAADGPSGVHRLSAELADGVRRAVATA
- a CDS encoding anthranilate synthase component I: MVSAYAGSTGPGSVSPSREDFRALAESRRVIPVVRRVLADGETPIGVYRKLAADRPGTFLFESAENGASWTRWSFIGVRSPAALTVRDGEAVWTGTPPVGLPTEGNPLTVLRETIEALHTEALPGLPPLTGGMVGYIGYDAVRWLEKLPELAERDLDIPELTMLLATDLAAFDHHEGTVTLIANAVNWDDSPERVDAAYDDAVARLGAMTEQLQVPAPATVAAFDRPEPEFTRKRSKEDFHAAVDKAVEAIKAGEAFQVVPSQRFEIETGADALDVYRVLRTSNPSPYMYLLRLDGFDIVGSSPESLVTVRDGKATTHPIAGTRWRGADPEEDAQLAKDLLADEKERAEHLMLVDLGRNDLGKVCKPGTVRVVDFFQIERYSHVMHIVSTVTGELAEGKTAFDAVTACFPAGTLSGAPKVRAMELIEELEPVRRALYGGVVGYLDFAGDADTAIAIRTALMKDGIAHVQAGGGVVADSVADYEDTESLNKARTVLSAVAAAQTMVPAGKLDPAADAARV
- a CDS encoding MerR family transcriptional regulator is translated as MTSYTPAQVTEKTGFTIDTLRYYERIGLLHHVGRTAGGRRTFTDHDVEFLQLLRCLRYTGMPVAEMLRFVELLRSGDATQDERLEVLRDHEARVEAQIDRLREHQEHIQFKIKLYSGASELAVASS